The stretch of DNA aagagatgtGTATTATTCTGATGCTTAACACTCAAGTTGACTGACATTTTGTATCTAAAAATGACTAAACATTTAAatgtgatattttaaaaataccaattGCATTTTTCTAACCATTTTCCAcggtactaatttttttttttataatgcaaaGTGTAAAAGTAGGCTTGACTAAAATTTTGAAGAGAATTAACCAATTTTCAATGCTTGAATTAAGCTTGTAGAAGGGTTTAGAATATCCATACTTTTAgaaaaacatggaatttttagTTGCATTGGGTATTCAAAGATGGGCATTCCTTTTCTGTCATACTGCAGTTGTCTTTTAAACTGTCTAATCAATACTTTAATATATTAGTTATAACTTACTGCCTATTACTGcctttattgaattttaaaactttgttattaaaTGCTCTAAATTATCTTACTGACTCTATTTCATGGCTAAGCAAATACATAACAACCTTGAATCTCATTAAAACTTCTCTATAACAATCTATGTGGAATTATGCCTTTTGTAGTTTTATTCACCCCGCAATTAaaacatatatatgtatacatgtaTAAATTATTGTATCACACATATAAAGCTTATGCATGTGCTAATATAAAAACTTTATACATGTACTTTATATGTCACATGTATTAAGTTTTATCAGGTTGTTAAATAACTTAGTTAACATGTGttagaaataaatgtttaaaagggTGTAATTTCAGTTATCCTTTTATTTTGCAAAGAGTAAAGGTATTCTTTGTGAGCTATATAcatatgtgtatattttttttaccatgtAGGGTTGTGTTATAATGCCTGGTGGTAGTGATGGAGAATTGCCGGAGTCCCATTCCATAGGTTATCAAGAAACTGCTAAATTTGGAAAGAATGCAGATTCTGACAATTACAAAATAACTTATTCTGTCCCAAACGCAAAGCAGTAAGTTTAATCAGATTATTGCTATTGTAGGATCAGTATTTTCTAATTTATGATACAACAATATTCATTAACTCTGTGCGGtcattttaattttgatgaatAATAATCGCATATTTTGCATTCTAGTATTTTCtccattcattattttaaccTTACCTAGCAAAGAAAACATACGAGATTCACTCCCCTTTGtcactatttttactttcttctgtatctaatatacagaaaaaagtattggatttgtgcaaatcttcgaattttgacggatttgaatgttttgaggtattttgagtccatttcgaccatttttggaaaatgtctctgTCTGTGTGTGTCACGTACGTGTGTGACCAGTTTTCGTGGccctctacagcaaaaactactgcatgaaatcaaacgaaatttggtacacacttgtgcccattgttttttggtgcaaattcctccaagaggggtggagcaatgggacgtttcttgagttatgtgtgCCTGCTATTCTccaggaagtaacaggcggaatcaaacacAATTTGGTACATatattgcccctaacaggtacaggtgctgattcaattttggtgtcaatagcttgTATgggagttgagctatagaacgttttttgtcatcaattgtgactgctgtgtctcaaaaaatgatgaacgaaatcaaacaaaaatttatcaacaagtagcccttagagagtATAAGAGCTGGTTCTATTTTGGCATCAACAGCTGAGAAGGGGATGGCGCAatcgaacattctttttttttccattgtgagtgctatatctcaagaagtaatgctaaaTTCTGGATGAAATTCCAAAtaaaatgtgaatccatatgtaaacaatcgttggttcaattttggcgccaatcgctccgtgggggggggggggggggtgctgattttcttttatgtgtatgtgtgaataaaaaatagctttataaatgcaacaataagaaagataaatcgcaatagactgtcgtctgcgtgtttcgcgtgattttaattattggaaaatgaccagaaaatcacgatgatttaaactttttaacggGTGcaatcttgtgtttgttaacagataaatgtttgtaattaattaagCAAggcctttaaaataattttcaattttcattctttgctttgcttttgagataaatcgggaactgggatggtcgtctagttttggagtgtgtaattttgcttttgttgtgaatattgcttcctcgtcaagcatggtgagggatcagaattataagaaggatatagaagaaagttttgtgatggccacaacataccagTTTTTCATAGGCACTTCGTTATGCAAGATTTCGGGTTAATAAAAGCAAGTTTTACTGtctaaaaacagttaaaataaagaattacagaacaaaaaaaacctagaaaataATGTACTTAAAACTTTGGGAATAATTTTACTGGTAGCAGAGCTGTGCAAATGAttaatcagggttcgtacgggttatggaaatcctggaaagtcatggaaaaaagattaacaaatttcaaacctggaaagtcatggaaaattgatattttcatcaaaagtcatgggaaaatgtcTTGGACAGTaataaagtaacagtagctaaaaaaaGGATTAGAAATCTTAAGGTATTTAATAGTATTGCTAGTTCGTTTTGTATGCCGCACTAGTAAAAGCTATCAATACTCGAAACTTTAAAcaatcccaaaaacaaatctgtgtttaggaatcctattgcatccgcttctgtaacagtcacttacctttttttgtaatgagattttactgctGGGACAttcactaattttgaattcaccattattttcagcacttcttgtTTGTCATATTGCATAGTAGTGGAGTtgcatgtttttgatttttccatacccactcaaaaagtgtaattcagtTGCATCTGAGTTTATTTCAACCATTcctaaaaaaagcattaaatttataagagtttattttaatttattgaaggctttagaaaataaagactttagtcaggcaatacaTAGAAAtaattggcaagtttgacattaaatagtactattctctttgtgtaacaaggtcatgaaaatttttattaagtcatgaaaaagtcttggaaaagtcatggaatttttttatccgaagtgagtatgaaccctggataGTATTTTGGATGAGCATATTATATACAACCGGGGTAGTTAAAATGCATAGACTGAGCAAAGCATATATATAGGCCCGCAGCAGTTAAGGGgttaatatttgttaaaaagaCATCCTATAagttctactttttaatttttaattttcaaagtgtaATCGGAATCTTCTCCATTTAATATTATCAACAGACTGGGGTCTAGTGGGGCCAAAATGCACTGGTATGGCGTTTTCTTATGTTTCTACTAAATGGAATACGGTTTGGGAATATTATTTCAAtactcagtttttattttattcgaaaatcctaatttctctccaaaacagactacagtagagtctcgaaaatctaAGGTAATGGGGACTGACaccacctcggattactgaaaactcggattatccgtaAAATTCTTAGCAATTACACTTTTTGAACGACAAAAAAgataatattatttgaaatattaatcaaaaaattaatttaagtaagGAAGGCTCCTCAATTAGCCTGACGGCTATAGGCTGccctcttatatttttaaaatttcatgtctagttaatactatgaaattttattaataataatatgaatATTGGCTGAAAGAAATTGGAtgaaactttgaaattatttttggaaaattagaaaagaagagaaaaataaattgtctatcagaaataaactatttctaaAGCTAActttataaaagcaaaaaatgtgaTGGAGATATTGGCAGTatgaaaaattattatctttAATCAGCCGATTCATCGATAAAATCGGCCAACTTGCTTATCGGCATATCTCTAATACGTATACAATATTAATGGGACATCCAAAGAAACATTTGGGTCAAGCAAAGTTAAAAGAGTTTACTGACTCATTAATTCACTCCAAGATATATTTGTTTAAGGATGAGCACAAGAAGAATGCTAAATTGTCAtacttaaaacttaatttaatgaATGGAACACATCACTCTGGAACTAGATACTAAAGtccaaaaagagaaaatgatattttgctgtaaatgaaaatataattttgtgcATGTATGACTATAGCATTTGTTGTAATATCTTTTAAAAGCTACAAAACTAcgtaatgtgaaaaaaaatcaatcagggTTGAAATTTGTCCGCATTGCTTAAtcaaattgtaacaaaaatactATTGACACTTTCTTCTTGCACATTTACTTTTATCGAAACTCATGTACGCTTACTTTAGTTCCTGGaattaatatgaattttattttattcatttattctttaggAGTTTGGTTGTAAATCTTATCTGTAATGATTCTATTGAAAATCATTTAGTAGTTGTTGACCCCGAAAGTGAaggaaatttcaaaattgtaagtaatcgtttctattattttgtatttttaaattcaaacatgtTAGGATAGATTTTACTAGATTACTTTTAGCatgagcattttttaaacttaaatctcTGGTTACTTGCTGctatttaaaaatacagtaaactttaaattttgtgcGGAAATAGTGGCATGATAATTGTAGATTAGTGAATTTCCCAAGAAGCGATACTAGTGCATGCAAtagctgtaaaaaaaatatattactcacACATACATTAAAACTTTAGCTAAAACTGATATCATTGTGTATAAAAGCTAAAAAAGAATCACTCATCACTGCAAACAGACAGTGTCTGATCAAGGGGGAGAAAGCCGGCTCTAGCCCCAAGGGACAGttcaaagagggggagggggcaaattcactgcatttctgtttttttttttttttttttgttgaaacttgGTATAAAAACCAGAAGAAAGATGAGTAAGGACGAAAATTTTAAGGTTTGCCTGACTGGAAGAACCAAAGATATAGCACTGCAAACAGACTACACACAAAGCTGCAAATTGTGATAACAGATGAGCTAAAACAGGGGGAggggaatttttcaaacaaaactgattcggttaattctatttttatgtaAAGAGCACTGATGTAAAAATCCGGTTTTAACTTCCCACGTTTCAGTGACCTTAGAGGGTTTGATgtcattggagggggggggggggggagaagtagGAGtgctaaaaaatagatttttcactTGCTAACTTAAAATGGGTCTTCTACATTTAGTAAAACATCtttgaaaaacgaaaatgaaacaCCACACATAAACCACAAAGCAGATAATCTGCCCATGGATAATCAGGAGTTAACTGTATGCTCTAGAGCAGTTTTTCACAACCTGCGACCTGAAAAGCTGATttgtgtggcccgttgttttttCAATATTAGAATCGAAAAGCAGGATCAGTGATAATGACACAAGTTTTGAGCCAAATATTCATAAATCGATTTCTGAAAAGCAtgcattttataaaattagtGTCAAGAAATGATAACAATTATtggttgaaattttctttttcatattttgaaattttatatgcatTCTGGCCCGTGAGAAATATTTTAACGTGAGGTCCCAAAAAATGTCACCAAAGAATCCGACTGAATTGAATGAGGGATATCTTTaatatttagacttttttttgatCTGTCACCAATAACTTGGGAAGAATTGGAATTAGATCAGGGTATCTCTATGTTGATTTGTGTTCTGCATAAGCTCTTTTGTCATCtcttaaagtatttatttattttcatacatatttgttttatttatcttcatgctcTCATTTCTCTTTGTTTTGGGGTGAGCAACTATTTACTTTTTTGTTGCATATATATGAACGGATGGAGTGTAAGACTGCCAGGCAatacttattttgttttcaaaatttatttactttaggTCTGTTTATCTGTTTGACATGGAGAAGTTTTGTCTGCTGAACTGATgctatttattaatattaaacaTGATCGAATTTGTTGCACTAGTAAATATAGGGtgctaaataaatgaatgaactatATATAAAGGGTATAacattgcctcagagcaacagtacgatatcttagtgttattcctgggattagatgtcttactgttgctctgaggcgacaatatctACTCAATTAATTCTTAAATTATAATGCACAATTTTTCATCAtttgcaatgcattttttttcttttttggaactgAGGGATAGAtgttttttagttattaattCATTGATTCTTTTATTTGGGAAGGTTATGAATCTTACATCAAAATGTGCTTGTGTAAATGGATGTAAATCAGCTGAGCCAAAAGCAGATGCTTCAGGATTATCAACAGGAAGCAAACTGCTTATAGCgtaagaattttaatatttttttttattcatacaaaaCTGCTCTgtttataaaagtaattttttataaaatatttgtaatgaaCATGCAACAACTTATATTTATAATTGAATTAAACACTTATGAGTACTATCTAGTTCTTTCTTTTGATGAAAACATTTGCATACAAGACCTAACTGCATTGTTATACATATGAATATAGTATAACCTCGTCAACACGAAATTGTTTAACATGAAATATTGCTCGACATGAAATGCATTTACTCTCGTGAGTTAGCAATAACTTTGTAGGTACGGGATACACTATTTATTAACAGACTATTTACATAGATATTTACAGTATTATTTACGGTTAGTTGTGGACGAAAATGGCGTGGAGCTGGCGTTGGTGGTAGTTGCTCGTCCGCGTCCTCGTACCTACTGCCCCTTGGATCCAGTTCGGTCTTGAGGAAAGGAGTGCGCCTCCTAGCGAGCCCTGGTGGTGCCACACCACCCCCCTTGGTAGTTCATTGCTTACGCTTCGAAAATGTCCCGGAAACGGACACGACGCCCAGAATGGGTGGTTACACCTCCGGCAGCCTCTGGAGCGGTGTTCTGCGGTTTCGgcttacgaccaaacggcacgaccttcaGGGTCacagatttggacaaaattctagatgtaggttcattcccactagatatgagcccaggtacagcggtttgactgcataggctccagtttggctgcaacgagggtGCATAGTTGCTAGTTTGGTCCCAGAAATGCAATGTCGtgtccattggaatttcagacttcgacacaATGTTCGTTCTCCCAACACATTTGGCTTTGTTTTTTTATGTATGCAATAAATCGGAGTTTTTTTTCTCCACTTCtattttttgcttatcattgtGGAACATCTTTGATAGCAGATGATAAATATCCAGTGAAATCAAATGtatttattagaaaaacaataaatactttttactagcagacgattaatatCCAACGAAAACAATtatagtttcatttgcaaacgataaatatcttgtaactatgttattttggcaatcacgtttttaaaattaaaagtaatatccaatttaaatttgagaactacttattaaaaattagtatgcaagtaattatttcaaaaataagtgcatGCAAATGATTCGTACTGCAGTACAATTGTgaaaaaaggggtaaaaatggTCGATTCTAAAGGAAACTCCGTTGCAATTttggtccaaattatcaactttagaCCCCCAATGCCACCgaactaggacctatgcagtcaaaccgctatacTTGGGTTCATACCTAGCGGGGATTGacctatatttaaaattttgtccatatccgtgaccctcaagttcgtgccgtttggtagtcagcAGGTAAACATTTGCTTTCATCGTCCAAGGAGTAGGCGGGTTTCACCCTATCCAGACTCATCCTTGTGTCCTTTGTGCCGACTTTAATGACAATTGTTTTACCTTGTCGCTGAACGACTCGATGGGGTCCGGAATAGGGAGGCTGAAGGGCTCCTCGAATGGTGTCATCCCGCAGCATCACGTGGGAGCACTTTTCTAGATCGTTGGAGATGAAAGGTGTGTGCCTGGAGTGCCGAGTTGCTGGTGTCGGGCATAGCCTGGCCATGTGGCTCCGGAGTCTGTCCACGAGCGAGGAAGGGTCCATCAGGTGCTCCCCTATTGCAGTCTGTGCTTTCAATTCCCCTGATAAACGAAGAGGCTCTCCATACACCAATTCCGCAGAGGAGGCGTCCAAATCGGCTTTGACAGCACTTTGTATGCCGAGGAGCTCTACGGGGAGAGCTTCCAGCCAGGAAGAGTCGGAGTGGCACATTAAGGACGCTTTCATCTGCCGATGGAACCGCTCAATCATGCCATTGGCACAAGGGTGGTAACTTGTGCTTCTCGAGCGTTTGAACCCTGTGTATACGCCTAAGCGTTTGAAGAGCTGCAATTCAAATTGACGGCCCTGATCGGTGGTGACAATTTCGGGACATCCAAAGCGGGAAATCCAACCATTGAAGAAAGCGTTGGCTATCTCCTCCGCAGTGATGCCTTCGAGTGGCCAGACTTCCGTCCAATGTGTGAAACGATCAGTCGCGGTGAAGCAATAGCGGAAGGACTTCACTATGGGGAGGGGTCCGATGATGTCGGTATGCACGTGTCTGAATCTGATAGGAGATGGAGCAAACTGTTCCATGGGGGACATCGTATGGCGAGTGATTTTAGATCGTTGGCAGCTTAGGCAGGCTGGGGTCCAAGATCGACAGTCGCTCTGCACTCGAGGTCAGACAAAACGGACGGAAACCAGTCGGGCCGTAGCCCTAGCTCCAGGGTGGCCGAGACCATGCAAGGAATGAAAAACCTGGCGGCGTAGTTGAGCAGGTACAAAGGGGCGTGGCTTTCCGGTGGAAACGTCGCAGATTAGTTTGGCATCGGATCCTGGTAACTCCGTTGTCCGAAACTGCAGTGCAGAATCTTGACTCATCAGCGTCTGCAGCTCGAGATCCGATTCCTGTGCCCTGGCGAGGTCCTTAAGTTTGACCGGGGTAGGCGTTAATGCTGCTATCCAAGAGAGTGCGTCGGCCACCACGTTGTCTGCGCCGCTGACGTGCTAGATATCTGTTGTAAATTGCCCAATGAACGACAACTGGTTAAGCTGGACAGGGGGGAGCTTTTCTCGCTTCTGCTGGAACGCGAAGATTAACGGCTCGTGATCAGTGTAGATAGTGCAGTGTTGAGCTTCCAGGATGTGTGGGAAATGTTGAACTGCGTTGTAAACTGCGAGGAGTTCACGATAGTAAGCCGGCCATTCAGATTGCTTAGATGTCAGCTTTTTAGAAAAGAATGCAAGTGGCTTCCAGGTATTGTCGATGAACTGATTTAGTGCAGCCCCGAAGGAGAGAGTGGATGCATCTGTGAATAATCCCAGGGGGGCTTCAGGAGCGGGATGTGACAGGAGCATTTCCTTGCACAGAGCTGCTTTGCAATCGGAAAATGCTTTCTCAAGCTGGGGGGTCCAAGGGATGGACTGGGAACTTCGCAGGCCCGAGAGAGAGTCATGAAGAGGTGCCTGGTAGAATGCGGCGTATGGCAGAAACCGTCTGTAAAAGTTGATCATCCCAAGGAATCATTAAAGATCACGAGCGGATTTTGGTCGTGGAAAATTCTGCAGAGCGGTTATGTGGTCTGGCAGGGGGCGTGTACCCTCAGCTGATATTTCATAGCCTAAGAAGGTTACAGTGGTTTCTCCAAGAACGGTTTTTGATGTGTTGACAAGGAGTCCGTTAACAGAGAGACGACGAAACAGGGCGTGGAGATGCTGTCCGTGCTCCGATGTTGAGTgcgaaaaaactaaaatgtcgtcAATGTACGGAAAGCAGAAATTCAATCCCTGGAGGGCCTTGTCAATAAAACGCTGGAACGTCTGGCCCGCATTTCGAAGCCCGAAGCTCATAAAAGGAAATTCGTAGAGTCCGAAGGGGGTGATGATAGCCGTTTTCGGGATGTCTTCCGGATTTACAGGGATTTGTGTGTAGGCTTTTACCAGGTCGACAACGGAAAATGTCGTACACCCACGAATGCTATGTGAAAAATCGTGAATGTGCCAGACGGGATAACGATCCGGGATGGTGCGGCTATTCAGCAGTCTGTAGTGGCCACACGGACGCCAGCCGTCAGACTTCTTGGGAACGAGGTGCAGCGGGGAGGCCCAGGGTCCTTCAGAACGGCGTGCAGTACCCTCCTGCACCATTGAGTCAAATTCGGCCTTAGCTATTTTCAGTCGATGTGGTGCAAGGCAACGTGGACGACAAGAAACCGGAGGTCCAGGAGTTGTTCGAATGTAGTGCAGAGTGGAATGCCGGATCTGGCGCACAGCTCCGGCTGGTCAAATCAGGTCAGGGAATTCCTGTAGAATTTCGTGAAAGTGAGAGGGGTTGTTTTGGAGGAGTTTCACGCTTGGCTGCTCTGAGTTTAACGGCAGGCCGGTGGTAGAAAGTCCGCTGGTCCCATCAATCAGCCTTTTATAATGACAGTCCAGCAACAAATGGAAATATGCCAAGAAATCTGAGCCGATGATAGGGAGGGAAACGTCTGCCACAACGAATCGCCAAGAGAAACTTCTGCGCAGGTTGAAGTCTAATTGGAGCATCAATGTTCCATAGGTGTTGATTGATGAATCGTTCGCTGCACACAGCTGGAAGTTAGGGTCCGGGCGCCGGGTTGACACGAGGGAAGCGGGGTAGGCACAGAGGTCCGACCCAGTGTCAATAAGGAACCGCTGCTTGGTGAAGCGATCTGTCACAAGAAGGCGACTTCCTCCAGATTGGCAATTGGTAGTCGCCGCTATTGACTGCCGTGGAAGTTTCCCTGAAAAGAGCAGGGCTGGGTGCAACGGAAAGCTTTCTCCTGAAAACGCCGATGATAAAAGCAGACCGTGTTGGCCCTCGGGAAAAGGACCAACGGATGTGGAATGGTAAGTTTGggagaaatgaagcaatggaaactgaatttcaatttaaataacattttatttaaaacatatgtataagtttaaataggaaaaacaaacattcaacacttataaaatcaaatccccataaacaaattaaatatatttcccCCCCTACATATATCAACAAGAAATATCACATTATTcattttctctaaatttcagttctaaaacGTCCTCAATAAACAACCCTAAACAGCATGCTACATTTCCATGAaaaactattggaaaaatttCATACCCTTGTAAGTCCACTCACAAGCACTTGGCACACAAAACATGAAAGCCACATCCATCAAAAGGATGaacttttgagttgaaaaaacCTCACTTCCACTCGTGGACGACAGACCATCCTCTGTCAATGGTCACTGCATTCCAGGCACACCCATACCACAGTAGAGGATTCCTCACCATATGCAGTACAGGAAATTATTTACCTGGTTTCTTTGCCAAACAGGAGAACATTCAGTAGTAGAGTCTCTTAGAGGTCACCTCACCCTAATAGGGGACACGCAGTCGAAGAAATGCCTCACCCTACACTGAACCCGTACGGTCCGACCAGCTATTCTCCTAACATCATGGTTTGAAGAagagctgcattttcaagaataATCCGACACTTATTTTAGTATGAGTACtaattatcatttaaaagctttggatgaaaatggaaagatgaaaaactggctcaaaatttaatttgtctaaaaattgtttgcaagcctttttttttttctaactacaaAAGATTTTATTTACTTCTGAACAGTTGTGCAGTTTATATAGACTTGCATCTTATAGGTCGACCTTTCCATAATAATTTGAAATATGTAAAACCTGTCAGAATTTTTTGGAACCAGTTAACCAATTCTGATACTAAAAGGAACAAAATGAAGTGTTCatcgaaatttgttttttaagtctataTGCCACAAACATATTTAGAGATTATCCTTTACTCATATCATTGATCTTCTATTTATAGATTTTTTACAATATTACTTGCTTACCTGATTGTGGGTATTGTGTGGAATTTCTTCAATGGTGCTCGGGGTAGTGAAGTAATACCTAATGCAGATTTCTGGAATGATTTACCAAAACTAATTCTGGTATGATTATTCTGAATTTTTGCTTAATAAACTATTTAGTAGTAAAATTCTTAGCGATTAAAtaggtatattttttaatgatttgcaATACTAATATTAATAATGCTGTCATTTTTGAATGAgatgaatatttaatttcatatAATAGAGACTAAATAACTTGTGACCTGCCAACAGCTCTTCTTCGAATGGagtttctgtttttgaatttaaactcCGCTGCTCTGTGTCAAGACCACAAAACTTCGCTTTTGAACTTGGCATGGCTAAACTTGCATGATCTTGATCCGACATGTGCTGTGTAGGTTTCAATGACATCATGCTCCTTAAGGTTTCGCCAACTAACTGCTGTTGGCAAATGCCGCAGCGCtcattcttttattgtttttctacAAGGCTTTTCAAAAtgctaataacaaaataaataagtaaaataaaattctttatcaCACGTACAATAATACTTGGAATCACCAAAATAAACTATTCATCTCTCAAAATGTTGCCAATGTGCAGTTTATACATTTAGATTTGCAAAATAATGCTCCCCTTACGCTTTTAAGGAAGTTGGTAACCTTGTAACTAGTgattaaaatcattgagaaattattttcattgtttggtTAAATCATACAGATGCGGTTCCCATATTTATGAAAGCTATGACtattattcttttttacttttttggaaatttttcaatgtCCTGCATTACATATACTAGACAGATACTTCCTTTCTTAGAGcttagaaataaaactttttctaaacttatttcataaaataaattatgttcTTGACGATCTGCAACTGgtataaagatattttaattcaaacttaatGAACTCT from Uloborus diversus isolate 005 chromosome 5, Udiv.v.3.1, whole genome shotgun sequence encodes:
- the LOC129222649 gene encoding uncharacterized protein LOC129222649, which codes for MYSKIVYSLFLCVHLSLGDTEICTSQTPCKCILDKTETIDISSLGAVTYPRFHNLGVESSNGLYSYNPCFPFDSADKDTSLKEGNIACTKSAGCVIMPGGSDGELPESHSIGYQETAKFGKNADSDNYKITYSVPNAKQSLVVNLICNDSIENHLVVVDPESEGNFKIVMNLTSKCACVNGCKSAEPKADASGLSTGSKLLIAFFTILLAYLIVGIVWNFFNGARGSEVIPNADFWNDLPKLILEGVLFTCSCCGKRTSYGEV